Below is a window of bacterium DNA.
TGAGTAGATACGAGATACTAATGGTTTTTGCGGGCAGCATAGATGAATGGTGAAAAATATTTCCTTAAAGATGCCTCTGTATACCTAAACTGGTTTGTTCCCAAGAAATAATCTACTATGGACTCTCGCAAACGGGCAAGTTCTTTAAGTCGGGGAAAACCTTTAACGCTGTCCAGCGTCAAATCTATTAGCTCAAGAGAACGCTCAAATGCCCGCTGAGCATACTCAAGATTATGCTTAGATTGCCAATTGAGGGCGCGTTCTACCTCACTTCCGATATTTGCCATCTGTTCAATAAATGACAATTGATTCCAGCGCCTTACTCCGAGATCTTTATGGTGATAACTCATCGTTTAATCCTCTTGGCAACAATTTCAATAATTTTCTTACATATCTCTTTATCTTCCACCTCACGACTCCTGTTGCCTTGGGAAGGCCGCACATTGATTATTGAGTCAAATTCAACAAATTCATCTCCTTTAATATCGGGATAAAAATTAATACCCCAAAGGTCCTTCTGTTTTGATTCATCCTCAAGAAGAAGTGCTTCTAAATCAGAATGAAGCTCGGCATCAACGGCGATAATTTCTCTATCTACATCAACGACTGCCTTTACCAAATCACCAAATGTATCCTCAGCCATTTGTTTAAGTTCATTAAACATTAGTGTGTCTGTTATTATTTTCATAAGTTGTATGTGTTGAGGGAGATATAATCCCTACGAACGACGCCTTTCAGCCTGAGCAATGCCTTCCGAAGTGGTTCATATCCCTTAACTCCTAAAGTACGCTTGGCCATATTCCGTAAGATTTGACCGGCCCGGTGATAGCAAATCATCCCGCTTTTTAGTTCCACAAAGGCCTTAAAGGCAGCCAGGCGGTGATGCCTCTTTAAGGTCAGTCTTTTCAAGGCAAAAGGGTCTGTCCCTAAATCAACTCCACCTATTTGATTAATACAAACCGCCTGATATCCCACCATCTTGGCAATCTTTCCTACGGCCGGATGATGATAACCCGTAGGTGAAGAAAAAAGATCGATCTCTCTCTCAAGATGCTCCTCCATGACCCGTTTTGACTCGGCCAGTTCGTATTTCAATTCCTCCTCATCTAGGGCGGCCATAAAGGGATGGGTAAGCGTATGCGACCCGATCTCCATCCCGCCATCCAGCATCTCTTTTATCTGATCCCAGTTTAGCATCCCCTTATCTCCCACCGCCCCGGCCGTAACAAAAAAGACCGCCCGCTGGCCAAGTCTTTTTAACACCGGGTAAGCCTCTTTAAAATCACTGACGCAGCCATCGTCAAAGGTAATAACCACTGATTTCCCCTCAGGAACCTCTTCTCGCTCTAAGGCCTCCACCAACTCATGCAACCGGATGGTCTTAAAATTGTTCTCCTGTAAATAAGTCATCTGTTCCTGAAACTGCGCCCGGCTGAGACAATAAGGCCTCTTTCTAACATCAACCTTGGCCAGGGCGGCCTCATCAGAAATAAT
It encodes the following:
- a CDS encoding DUF5674 family protein produces the protein MKIITDTLMFNELKQMAEDTFGDLVKAVVDVDREIIAVDAELHSDLEALLLEDESKQKDLWGINFYPDIKGDEFVEFDSIINVRPSQGNRSREVEDKEICKKIIEIVAKRIKR
- a CDS encoding polysaccharide deacetylase family protein — encoded protein: MKVPILLYHEIISDEAALAKVDVRKRPYCLSRAQFQEQMTYLQENNFKTIRLHELVEALEREEVPEGKSVVITFDDGCVSDFKEAYPVLKRLGQRAVFFVTAGAVGDKGMLNWDQIKEMLDGGMEIGSHTLTHPFMAALDEEELKYELAESKRVMEEHLEREIDLFSSPTGYHHPAVGKIAKMVGYQAVCINQIGGVDLGTDPFALKRLTLKRHHRLAAFKAFVELKSGMICYHRAGQILRNMAKRTLGVKGYEPLRKALLRLKGVVRRDYISLNTYNL